One Coleofasciculus chthonoplastes PCC 7420 DNA segment encodes these proteins:
- a CDS encoding adenylate/guanylate cyclase domain-containing protein, translated as MTNWSAIYPYTPHILLVWLGVFALVALLTGLISIGIRQSLSHLCQRSKALTNSLNSDSELRALFEAMTELIFVKDRQGRYLKIVSANPDLLGQPVEAMLGKTEYDLLARSQADQFVGYIHQALDSQQTVQVEYRLTLADRMVWFAASISPISKDSVLWVARDITEHKQTLEALRASEAQYRDLVETPNCIILRWDVQGKIKFINRYGQTFFGYDDDQLLNCSLVGTLVPNTPRSQRMLSILIRAIRKRPERYRIRTVETIHKTGKTVWVTWANKPIFNEEGELIEVLSIGTDVTERKQAEAALREKEEYLRLVIDNIPQQVFWKDINLVFLGCNKKWAKTAGLDNPEVVVGKTDYDLLPSRDIAELYRQQDARVISRNQAEFHVVETKQKPPVDGQTVWLDVSKIPIHDPQGNVVGVLGVLEDITQRIQVEKQRLQAEADLRAEQEKSERLLLNILPEAIAQQLKQNHSTLGKYHGEALIAEQFDDVTILFADIVGFTPLSSRMPPTELVQLLGTIISTFDLLSEEYGLEKIKTIGDAYMVACGLPLPRFDHTEAIADMALEMQRVITQFRMDTGEAFQLRIGINTGPVIAGVIGMKKFIYDLWGDTVNVASRMESQGTSGGIQVTQATYERLKDQYVLEKRGIIEVKGKGEMLTYWLTGKA; from the coding sequence ATGACCAATTGGTCAGCTATTTATCCCTATACCCCTCATATCCTGCTTGTCTGGCTGGGGGTTTTTGCCTTAGTCGCCCTACTCACTGGGTTAATCTCCATTGGGATACGTCAGTCCCTCTCACATTTATGTCAACGGTCTAAAGCCTTGACAAATTCCCTTAACTCTGATTCAGAGTTGCGTGCCTTATTTGAGGCGATGACGGAACTAATTTTCGTCAAAGATCGCCAAGGACGTTATCTGAAAATTGTCTCAGCAAATCCAGACTTGTTAGGTCAACCGGTTGAAGCGATGCTGGGCAAAACGGAGTATGATCTTTTGGCGCGATCGCAGGCGGATCAGTTTGTCGGGTATATTCACCAAGCCTTAGACAGCCAACAGACGGTTCAGGTTGAGTATCGTCTCACCTTGGCTGATCGAATGGTTTGGTTTGCAGCCAGTATTTCACCCATCTCAAAAGACTCTGTTCTCTGGGTAGCGCGGGATATTACCGAGCATAAACAAACCCTAGAAGCCTTGCGAGCCAGTGAAGCACAGTATCGAGATTTAGTCGAAACCCCCAATTGCATTATTTTACGGTGGGATGTTCAGGGAAAAATTAAATTCATTAATCGTTATGGTCAAACCTTTTTTGGCTACGATGACGATCAACTCCTAAATTGTTCCCTAGTCGGAACTCTCGTCCCGAATACGCCGCGATCGCAACGGATGCTGTCTATCTTGATTCGAGCCATCCGCAAACGTCCAGAACGCTATCGGATCAGAACCGTAGAAACCATTCATAAGACTGGCAAAACGGTTTGGGTGACGTGGGCAAATAAACCAATTTTCAATGAGGAGGGTGAATTAATTGAAGTTCTCTCAATTGGCACGGATGTGACAGAACGCAAGCAAGCTGAAGCCGCCTTGAGAGAAAAAGAGGAATATTTACGATTAGTTATCGATAATATCCCGCAACAAGTCTTTTGGAAAGATATCAATTTAGTCTTTCTCGGTTGCAATAAAAAGTGGGCAAAGACAGCCGGGTTAGACAATCCAGAGGTTGTGGTGGGTAAAACAGACTATGATTTACTGCCTAGTCGAGACATTGCTGAACTCTACCGCCAGCAAGATGCGCGGGTGATTAGCCGGAATCAAGCCGAATTTCATGTTGTCGAAACCAAACAAAAACCCCCCGTTGATGGACAAACGGTTTGGCTGGATGTGAGTAAAATTCCCATCCATGATCCCCAAGGTAACGTTGTTGGCGTTTTAGGGGTATTAGAAGATATCACCCAGCGTATTCAAGTTGAGAAGCAGCGCCTGCAAGCGGAAGCAGACTTGCGGGCGGAACAGGAAAAGTCGGAACGCCTGTTATTAAACATTTTGCCAGAGGCGATCGCCCAGCAGTTGAAACAAAATCACAGTACCTTAGGCAAGTACCATGGGGAAGCCCTAATCGCTGAGCAATTCGACGATGTGACGATTTTGTTTGCGGATATTGTTGGGTTTACACCCCTATCAAGCCGAATGCCACCGACGGAATTGGTTCAATTACTCGGAACCATTATCTCCACGTTTGATTTGCTGTCTGAGGAGTATGGGTTGGAGAAGATTAAAACCATTGGTGATGCTTATATGGTTGCCTGTGGTCTACCTTTACCCCGATTCGATCATACTGAAGCGATCGCGGATATGGCATTAGAGATGCAACGGGTGATTACTCAATTTCGCATGGATACCGGAGAAGCGTTTCAACTGCGGATTGGCATTAATACCGGACCGGTGATCGCTGGAGTCATCGGGATGAAAAAGTTTATTTACGATCTGTGGGGAGATACGGTAAATGTCGCCTCGCGGATGGAATCTCAAGGAACTTCTGGGGGAATTCAAGTCACTCAGGCAACTTACGAACGGTTAAAGGATCAATATGTGTTGGAAAAACGCGGGATTATTGAGGTGAAGGGAAAAGGAGAAATGCTTACCTATTGGCTAACAGGAAAAGCATGA
- a CDS encoding carboxypeptidase-like regulatory domain-containing protein: MSWSAKATAHGAKINYETTQAIKIDAAFDNGDPMSNAQVTVYSPQDPSTPWLQGTTDEKGSFVFAPDRSQPGEWAVQVRQAGHGDLITISMGEDQSATENTADSQVMSIQSKSGSFTPVQIVVMAIAVIWGFVGTALYFSQGTKQAK, translated from the coding sequence ATGAGCTGGTCAGCTAAAGCGACGGCTCATGGTGCCAAGATTAACTATGAAACTACCCAGGCGATTAAAATTGATGCGGCTTTTGATAACGGCGACCCCATGTCCAATGCCCAAGTTACGGTTTACTCTCCCCAAGATCCTTCTACTCCTTGGTTGCAAGGAACCACCGACGAAAAGGGTAGCTTTGTCTTTGCTCCCGATCGCTCACAACCGGGAGAATGGGCAGTTCAGGTTCGCCAAGCGGGTCACGGAGATTTGATTACTATTTCTATGGGTGAGGATCAATCAGCAACAGAGAACACCGCCGATAGTCAAGTGATGAGTATTCAATCCAAGAGTGGCTCTTTCACACCTGTTCAAATTGTGGTGATGGCAATTGCGGTAATCTGGGGTTTTGTCGGTACAGCACTCTATTTTTCCCAAGGGACAAAACAGGCTAAGTAG
- the cbiM gene encoding cobalt transporter CbiM: protein MHIPDGILPASVCITGYAATGGFTWYSLRQINRDPNPQESIPKASLLTAAFFVASWIHIPIPPTSVHLILNGLLGTMLGYYAFPAILIGLFFQAVMFQHGGLSTLGVNATMFGVPALLAYHLFQLRLLFDKDNRVVTGIFAFIGGAGGLGIATLLFFALVITNIPATIDASAEKMAIYGLVLAHIPLMVIEGAFTTAVALFLKQVKPELLES, encoded by the coding sequence ATGCATATTCCTGATGGCATCCTGCCTGCTTCTGTCTGTATCACAGGTTACGCAGCGACAGGAGGTTTCACTTGGTACTCCCTGCGCCAAATTAACCGAGATCCGAATCCCCAAGAGAGTATTCCCAAAGCATCTCTACTCACAGCCGCCTTTTTTGTCGCCTCTTGGATTCACATTCCCATCCCACCAACAAGTGTTCATTTGATTCTGAATGGGTTGTTAGGCACAATGTTGGGATATTATGCGTTTCCAGCCATTCTTATCGGTTTATTCTTTCAAGCTGTGATGTTTCAGCATGGTGGTTTATCCACGCTAGGAGTAAACGCCACGATGTTTGGCGTACCGGCACTTTTGGCGTATCACCTATTTCAATTGCGCTTACTATTCGATAAGGATAATCGAGTGGTGACGGGTATCTTTGCCTTTATCGGAGGTGCGGGAGGTTTGGGGATAGCAACTTTGCTATTTTTCGCTTTAGTGATTACTAATATTCCCGCAACTATAGATGCATCAGCCGAAAAAATGGCAATTTACGGATTGGTATTGGCTCATATCCCACTCATGGTAATTGAGGGTGCGTTTACGACAGCCGTGGCTCTGTTTTTGAAGCAAGTCAAACCTGAATTGTTGGAGAGTTGA
- the cbiQ gene encoding cobalt ECF transporter T component CbiQ encodes MKHGLDFYANFNSPIHRWESRCKLIGLFSLIFAFSFVEQLSLLPGMIVVTLVYYYLSRLPFSFLRSRLRYPGFFLLAITLLLPFSVGSTVIVQIGILSLYQEGIVALALIATRFLCILTVSLIIFGTAPFLSTVKAMRSLGLPAVLADMTLLTYRYIEQFGEDLTKMKRAMQLRGFRATRFSRRNLNVLASLVGSLLVRSYNQSQQVYQAMILRGYGYTLHHRKPPNPKNRVSRGDLISLGITVAIALGFVMAEILIERR; translated from the coding sequence ATGAAACACGGACTGGATTTTTATGCCAATTTTAACTCTCCGATTCATCGTTGGGAATCCCGTTGTAAACTGATTGGCTTATTTAGCTTAATTTTTGCATTTTCATTTGTTGAACAGTTAAGTTTACTTCCAGGGATGATCGTCGTGACACTGGTGTATTATTACCTCTCCAGATTACCCTTCTCGTTTTTGCGATCGCGGCTGCGCTACCCCGGTTTTTTTTTGCTGGCGATTACTCTACTTTTACCGTTTAGCGTGGGTAGTACGGTAATTGTTCAGATAGGTATTTTGAGTCTATATCAAGAAGGAATCGTGGCGCTAGCGCTGATTGCGACTCGATTTTTATGTATTCTCACCGTGAGTTTAATTATCTTTGGTACAGCCCCGTTTTTGAGTACCGTCAAAGCCATGCGATCCCTGGGACTTCCGGCGGTATTAGCGGATATGACTCTATTGACGTACCGCTATATCGAACAGTTTGGTGAAGATTTAACCAAAATGAAACGAGCGATGCAATTGCGGGGATTTCGGGCGACTCGTTTCTCGCGCCGTAATCTGAATGTGCTGGCGTCTCTAGTGGGTAGCTTATTGGTTCGCAGTTACAACCAGTCTCAGCAGGTTTATCAAGCGATGATATTGCGAGGGTATGGTTATACTCTGCACCATCGTAAACCGCCTAATCCCAAGAATCGTGTTTCTCGTGGGGATTTAATTAGTTTGGGAATAACCGTTGCGATCGCCCTTGGATTTGTCATGGCTGAAATTCTGATAGAAAGGCGGTAA
- a CDS encoding energy-coupling factor ABC transporter ATP-binding protein: MRPQQQLVSNPDSAREPAIAVSDLSFSYPDRPAVLQGVNLNIYPEERVGLIGPNGAGKTTLFLSICGILTPTSGDIGLFGNPVVVGEFRPEIGFVFQNPNDQLLLPSVWEDVAFGPQNMGMSEDEVNDRVQDALSLTGVEMLAERVPHNLSGGEKCLVAIAGVLAMRPQLVLYDEPSANLDMRYRRRVINFLQTAQQTILISSHDLELIIEVCDRVLLLDEGRIIADGTPQQVMANESLMNAHGLEMPHSLRLHHQ, encoded by the coding sequence ATGAGACCACAACAACAACTTGTATCTAACCCAGACAGTGCCAGAGAACCTGCGATCGCGGTTTCTGATTTGAGTTTCTCCTATCCGGACAGACCTGCGGTTTTACAAGGAGTCAATCTTAATATATATCCTGAAGAACGAGTCGGTTTAATTGGACCCAATGGTGCGGGAAAAACAACGCTATTTCTCTCGATTTGCGGTATTTTAACACCAACATCTGGAGATATTGGCTTATTTGGAAACCCCGTTGTTGTGGGTGAGTTTCGCCCAGAAATTGGCTTCGTGTTTCAGAATCCCAACGACCAGTTATTATTACCGTCAGTATGGGAAGATGTCGCCTTTGGTCCACAGAATATGGGCATGTCAGAGGATGAGGTCAATGATCGCGTTCAAGATGCGCTGTCCCTGACAGGTGTGGAAATGCTGGCAGAACGGGTTCCTCACAATCTTTCTGGGGGTGAGAAATGTTTGGTCGCGATCGCGGGGGTGTTAGCCATGCGTCCTCAATTGGTTCTGTACGATGAACCCAGCGCGAACCTAGACATGCGCTATCGTCGTCGTGTGATCAACTTTCTCCAAACCGCCCAGCAAACGATTCTGATTTCCTCCCATGACTTAGAACTGATTATCGAAGTGTGCGATCGCGTGCTTTTACTGGATGAAGGACGAATTATTGCTGATGGAACTCCCCAGCAAGTTATGGCTAATGAATCCTTAATGAACGCTCATGGCTTGGAGATGCCGCACTCCCTGCGTCTTCATCATCAGTAG
- a CDS encoding choice-of-anchor A family protein, with protein sequence MNTQTFSRIRQLVAPLSIAATMVLGISAQANAIDLGIASDYNIFVLGDVNQSNTDSEGKVAIGGNVTFSDFYAGMNLPQDGNNGDVLIVGKNLVFQNGQVRGNAVYGETGSLTNVTLEHGGTLRQDNPIDFAAASQELQALSQFLGGLEATGQTEMAYGGITLTGSDEDQNVFHLNASDLSNASSFNFNVDSGSTTIVNISGDAASLQNFGFNFNGGIDQRQNVIYNFYEARDLSASGIGIEGSILAPFAAFNFDNGQINGNLIAASLTGVGQSNNYLFNGNLPDPISETVPEPATLAGLGLVAAVGVASRRKGKQKV encoded by the coding sequence ATGAATACTCAAACTTTTTCGCGCATAAGACAATTGGTAGCTCCCTTATCAATTGCGGCGACGATGGTACTAGGGATATCTGCCCAGGCTAATGCAATTGATCTCGGCATCGCTTCTGACTACAATATATTTGTGCTAGGCGATGTGAATCAAAGCAATACTGATTCTGAGGGTAAGGTAGCTATTGGCGGAAATGTCACATTCTCAGATTTTTATGCAGGAATGAATCTGCCTCAAGACGGGAACAACGGTGATGTCTTGATTGTTGGTAAAAATTTAGTCTTTCAAAATGGTCAAGTTAGAGGCAATGCAGTTTACGGGGAAACAGGATCACTTACTAATGTAACTCTTGAGCATGGGGGAACGCTTCGCCAAGATAATCCCATTGACTTCGCTGCAGCTAGTCAAGAATTACAAGCATTATCTCAATTTTTAGGAGGGTTAGAGGCGACGGGTCAAACAGAAATGGCTTATGGTGGAATTACATTAACGGGTTCAGATGAAGATCAGAATGTATTTCATCTAAATGCGTCGGATTTAAGCAATGCTAGCAGCTTCAATTTTAATGTAGATTCGGGTTCGACTACCATTGTAAATATTAGTGGAGACGCCGCATCATTACAAAACTTTGGCTTCAATTTCAATGGTGGTATTGATCAGAGACAGAACGTTATCTACAACTTCTATGAAGCTAGGGATCTGTCAGCCAGTGGCATCGGAATAGAAGGCAGTATTTTGGCACCTTTCGCTGCGTTTAACTTTGACAACGGTCAAATTAACGGCAACTTAATTGCTGCTTCGCTAACGGGAGTGGGACAATCGAATAACTATCTCTTCAACGGTAATTTACCTGACCCAATCAGTGAAACGGTTCCTGAACCCGCAACATTAGCTGGACTAGGATTAGTCGCTGCTGTAGGTGTTGCTTCTCGCCGTAAAGGTAAGCAGAAAGTCTAA
- a CDS encoding glycosyltransferase family 2 protein, which translates to MFSIYILTHNEEIDIAACIESAQLSDDVIVVDSYSTDRTVEIASRYPVRVVQHQFESHGKQRTWMLEAIPTKYQWIYILEADERMTPQLFQECLAAIKRPDAVGYYVAERVMFMGKWIRHSTQYPRYQMRLFQKGKVWFTDYGHTEREVCNGSTSFLQETYPHYTCSKGLSRWIEKHNRYSTDEAAETVRQLEQGNVNWWNLFFGRSEVERRRALKDLSLRLPLRPLLRWIYMYFFLGGCLDGKAGMAWCTLQAFYEYLILLKVQEMKQMPPSHLSPAHPMTVLSDVKASEVSNNYHLPPMQRKLASTIKP; encoded by the coding sequence ATGTTTTCCATCTACATTCTGACCCACAACGAGGAAATAGATATTGCGGCTTGCATTGAGTCAGCCCAGCTATCGGATGATGTCATAGTGGTAGATTCCTACAGCACAGACCGTACTGTAGAAATTGCCTCCCGCTACCCTGTTCGTGTTGTGCAACATCAATTTGAGAGTCATGGCAAGCAACGAACCTGGATGCTAGAAGCGATTCCCACAAAGTACCAATGGATTTATATCTTAGAAGCAGATGAGCGAATGACTCCTCAACTGTTTCAAGAGTGTTTAGCGGCAATAAAACGCCCAGATGCGGTTGGCTATTATGTAGCAGAACGAGTAATGTTTATGGGGAAATGGATTCGCCACAGCACCCAGTACCCCCGTTACCAAATGCGTCTTTTCCAAAAAGGAAAGGTTTGGTTCACAGACTACGGTCACACAGAACGGGAAGTTTGTAATGGATCAACCAGTTTTCTGCAAGAAACCTATCCCCACTATACCTGTAGTAAAGGCTTAAGTCGTTGGATAGAGAAGCACAATCGCTACTCCACCGATGAAGCGGCTGAGACAGTCCGTCAGTTAGAACAGGGAAATGTCAATTGGTGGAACTTATTCTTTGGTCGATCAGAAGTTGAACGGCGTCGAGCGCTCAAAGATTTATCCCTACGTTTACCTTTGAGACCCCTGTTACGGTGGATTTATATGTATTTCTTCCTGGGTGGTTGTCTGGATGGCAAAGCAGGAATGGCTTGGTGTACCTTACAAGCGTTTTATGAGTACTTAATTTTGCTGAAAGTCCAAGAAATGAAGCAAATGCCACCCTCTCATCTGTCGCCAGCTCATCCAATGACTGTCTTATCAGATGTTAAGGCTTCTGAGGTATCTAATAATTATCATCTACCTCCGATGCAACGGAAATTAGCCTCCACCATTAAACCTTGA
- the rpmF gene encoding 50S ribosomal protein L32: MAVPKKKTSKSKRDKRRANWRRKASLEAEKALSLGKAVLSGRSTFVYPTEEEEEEEA, encoded by the coding sequence ATGGCTGTACCCAAGAAGAAAACCTCAAAGTCAAAACGAGACAAACGTAGAGCTAACTGGAGACGCAAGGCATCATTGGAAGCGGAGAAAGCCCTCTCTCTGGGTAAGGCAGTTTTGAGTGGACGTTCGACGTTTGTCTATCCGACTGAAGAAGAAGAGGAAGAAGAAGCCTAG
- a CDS encoding sulfite oxidase-like oxidoreductase: MIGKFFHKPEPEQSDRVPPGQYLTKGFPVLTYGETPDVNIDDWEFRVWGLAIPKTWRWSDMMAMPQHDFTKDFHCVTRWSKLDVQWTGIRVTDFMSQVELDPKATHVMQHCYGGYTTNLTLDEFVREDNFFAHTLLGEPLPPEHGGPMRLVVPHLYAWKSAKWINGLEFLDHEESGFWERNGYHRRGEPWAEERYSF, encoded by the coding sequence ATGATCGGAAAATTTTTCCACAAACCAGAACCAGAACAGAGCGATCGCGTTCCTCCGGGTCAATACCTGACTAAGGGCTTCCCGGTTCTAACTTATGGTGAGACTCCCGACGTTAACATTGATGACTGGGAATTTCGGGTTTGGGGTTTGGCTATACCAAAGACCTGGCGTTGGTCAGATATGATGGCAATGCCTCAACATGATTTCACCAAGGATTTCCATTGTGTGACCCGTTGGTCAAAACTGGATGTGCAATGGACGGGGATCAGGGTAACTGACTTTATGAGTCAGGTGGAACTCGACCCTAAAGCCACCCATGTTATGCAACATTGCTATGGCGGCTATACCACTAATCTGACACTGGACGAGTTTGTGCGTGAGGATAACTTTTTTGCCCATACTCTGCTTGGCGAACCCTTACCCCCAGAACATGGCGGTCCGATGCGCTTAGTGGTTCCCCACCTTTACGCTTGGAAAAGTGCTAAATGGATTAATGGCTTAGAGTTTCTTGACCACGAGGAATCAGGGTTCTGGGAACGTAATGGTTACCACCGCCGAGGTGAACCTTGGGCAGAAGAACGGTATAGTTTCTAG